One genomic region from Elusimicrobium sp. encodes:
- the waaF gene encoding lipopolysaccharide heptosyltransferase II: protein MNKNKPNILVIRLSSLGDIVLSSPVYKNIKAAWPDARITLLVKPQFAQALAGHPDIDEIMVAKKSLFANIRQIRAGHFTHLLDLHVTLKTMLMSFFSKISNRIRYDKNSIARRMFVRFHKTSPVLERHTLDKYLEALKLWNIEIKYREPKLGDWAYKNAEVNGKKVRKIAIFQTSFIGDSVLTTPLVKKTAKLFPDSKIVVITRPQTDEIFRPMKEVSEVILNDKKGWNKLAGIWKTAQAIKKAGVDIILVPHRSFRSALIAWLSGVPVRIGFTSSEGWFLYTKTVPFSWMIHDAERNLSLLQGIVKEKFTAEKLNMRYTPSAEENVARLMKDFNLEGKTLVGIHAGSAWPTKCWPMDYFVKLISRLQTEMGVKVVLVGGGKKDADLGEKICQLSEGHAANLCGKTSLSDLMALMEHFKLFITNDSGPMHIATAFDVPTLAIFGPTTRELGFFPYGEGHRVLEVENLPCRPCALHGGKKCPLGHFKCMRDILPERAFENAKEMLEKQGITAK from the coding sequence ATGAACAAAAATAAACCCAACATTTTAGTTATCCGCTTATCTTCTTTGGGCGATATTGTGCTATCTTCGCCCGTGTATAAAAACATCAAAGCCGCTTGGCCCGATGCCCGTATTACCCTACTGGTAAAACCTCAATTTGCCCAAGCCTTGGCGGGCCACCCCGATATCGACGAAATTATGGTGGCTAAAAAAAGTTTATTTGCCAATATCCGCCAAATTCGTGCCGGACACTTTACACACTTGTTGGACTTGCATGTAACCTTAAAAACCATGCTCATGAGTTTCTTCAGCAAAATTTCCAACCGTATCCGCTACGATAAAAACTCCATTGCCCGCCGTATGTTTGTGCGTTTCCACAAAACTTCGCCGGTATTGGAAAGACATACCTTGGATAAATATTTGGAAGCCCTGAAACTTTGGAATATCGAAATTAAATACAGAGAACCGAAACTCGGCGACTGGGCCTACAAAAATGCCGAAGTAAACGGTAAAAAAGTGCGCAAAATTGCCATTTTCCAAACTTCTTTTATCGGTGATAGCGTACTGACTACCCCGTTAGTGAAGAAAACCGCTAAACTCTTCCCCGATTCCAAAATTGTAGTCATTACCCGCCCTCAAACGGACGAAATTTTCCGCCCCATGAAGGAAGTAAGCGAAGTAATCCTCAATGATAAAAAAGGCTGGAACAAACTTGCCGGTATTTGGAAAACGGCTCAAGCCATTAAAAAAGCGGGTGTGGATATTATTTTGGTACCCCACCGCAGTTTTAGAAGTGCCTTAATCGCCTGGCTTTCCGGCGTACCGGTACGCATCGGCTTTACCTCCAGTGAAGGTTGGTTCCTTTATACCAAAACCGTTCCGTTCTCTTGGATGATTCACGATGCGGAACGCAACCTCTCTCTCTTACAAGGTATTGTAAAAGAAAAATTTACCGCCGAAAAATTAAATATGCGCTACACCCCTTCCGCCGAAGAAAATGTGGCACGCCTGATGAAAGATTTTAACTTAGAAGGCAAAACCTTGGTCGGTATTCATGCCGGCAGTGCCTGGCCGACCAAATGCTGGCCGATGGACTATTTCGTAAAACTCATCAGCCGCTTACAAACCGAAATGGGTGTAAAAGTGGTTCTTGTGGGAGGCGGTAAAAAAGACGCCGACTTGGGTGAAAAAATCTGCCAACTTTCCGAAGGCCATGCCGCTAATCTGTGCGGAAAAACCAGCCTGTCTGACTTGATGGCTCTTATGGAACATTTCAAACTGTTTATCACCAACGATTCCGGCCCGATGCATATTGCCACCGCGTTTGATGTACCCACTTTGGCCATTTTCGGCCCTACCACGCGCGAACTCGGTTTCTTCCCGTATGGGGAAGGGCACCGCGTGTTAGAGGTGGAAAACTTGCCTTGCCGCCCCTGTGCGCTCCACGGCGGAAAGAAATGCCCGCTTGGACACTTCAAGTGCATGCGCGATATCTTGCCCGAACGTGCCTTTGAAAACGCCAAAGAAATGTTGGAAAAACAAGGCATTACGGCAAAATAA
- a CDS encoding serine/threonine-protein phosphatase — protein MSSFDIEFAAVTDIGKIREKNEDNVLISSDLGLGVVADGMGGHSAGEIASNIAVSVLAETIRKVNNGQLKIPENFLAKLDSTERKLLMAANLANAAIFSTAQSSEIYRMMGTTLTGVLFDKDSAIAVHVGDSRLYLFRDGKIVQITTDHSLAMEHVRRGLLTRAEADRSKIQNVLTRAMGIKKNIEFDLLKFPVKEGDTLLLCSDGLYKGLSEADMGTLLEAGKQTSIVKLCKHLVRVSNEKDGQDNISAVLIKILPPRKVTLKQRLQRLFSRS, from the coding sequence ATGAGCAGTTTTGATATTGAATTTGCTGCCGTAACGGATATTGGAAAAATCCGCGAGAAAAATGAAGACAATGTCCTCATCTCTTCCGATTTGGGCTTAGGCGTAGTGGCCGACGGTATGGGGGGGCACAGTGCCGGCGAAATTGCCAGCAACATTGCCGTATCCGTGTTGGCGGAAACCATACGCAAAGTAAACAACGGCCAGTTGAAAATTCCGGAGAATTTCTTAGCAAAATTGGATAGCACGGAACGCAAACTGTTAATGGCCGCGAACTTGGCCAATGCCGCTATTTTTTCTACGGCCCAATCTTCCGAAATTTACCGTATGATGGGCACCACCTTAACGGGTGTTCTGTTTGATAAAGACTCCGCTATCGCCGTCCATGTGGGAGATTCCCGCCTGTATCTGTTTAGAGACGGAAAAATCGTGCAAATCACCACGGATCACTCCCTGGCCATGGAGCATGTCCGCCGCGGTTTACTTACCCGTGCGGAAGCGGATCGCTCTAAAATTCAAAACGTCCTTACCCGTGCTATGGGAATTAAAAAGAATATCGAATTTGACCTCTTAAAATTCCCGGTAAAAGAAGGAGATACCTTACTGCTTTGCTCGGACGGTCTGTATAAAGGCCTTAGCGAAGCGGATATGGGTACATTGCTGGAAGCCGGAAAACAAACCTCTATCGTAAAACTCTGCAAACACTTGGTCAGAGTTTCTAATGAAAAAGACGGGCAGGACAATATTTCCGCGGTACTTATCAAAATTCTTCCGCCGCGCAAAGTAACGCTAAAACAACGCTTACAACGCTTGTTTTCCCGCTCTTAA
- a CDS encoding co-chaperone GroES, producing the protein MAEVKIKPLGDRVIVKPIERETMKGGIIIPDTAKEKPMEGEVLAVGPGKVADKGVRTEMDVKVGDRVLYGKYSGTEVKLDNETYLIIHQDEILGILG; encoded by the coding sequence ATGGCAGAAGTAAAGATTAAACCGTTGGGGGATCGTGTAATCGTAAAACCCATTGAAAGAGAAACCATGAAAGGGGGAATCATCATTCCGGACACCGCTAAAGAAAAACCGATGGAAGGCGAAGTATTGGCCGTAGGCCCGGGTAAAGTGGCCGACAAAGGCGTACGCACCGAAATGGATGTGAAAGTAGGTGACCGCGTATTGTACGGCAAATATTCCGGCACGGAAGTAAAACTCGATAACGAAACTTATTTAATTATTCACCAAGACGAAATCTTGGGTATTTTAGGTTAA
- the groL gene encoding chaperonin GroEL produces the protein MAKQIIYGDEARAKMKAGIEKVANAVKVTLGPKGRSVVLEKKFGSPLIIDDGVTIAKDIELEDKFENMGAQLIREVASKTNDVAGDGTTSATVLANAMLTEGIKNITAGANPTLVKKGIEMAVEATKAELNKMHKPVKTKEEKAQIATISSNDRVIGDLIAEAIEKVGAEGVITVEEGKTATTQLDVVEGMQFDRGYISPYFVTDSERMECVLENPYIIVTDKKISSMNELLPVLEKIVQSGKQFLIIAEDVDGEALATLVVNKLRGTLKGCAVKAPGFGDRRKEMLEDIAILTGGDVLSEERGMKLDKAELAMLGQCSRVVIDKENTTIVSGKGSKEAIAARAAQIRGQIENSKSEYDREKLQERLAKLSGGVAVISVGAATETELKAKKAKVEDAKNATKAGVEEGIVPGGGVALARCQKALDGLKVENEDVRTGINIVKKALTAPLRQIAVNAGLDGAVVVDNVLKMKGDADGYDADNDTYCDLLKAGVVDPAKVVRTALENAASITGTVLLTETLVADAPEKEHNHAPAMPGMGGMGGMM, from the coding sequence ATGGCTAAACAAATTATTTATGGTGATGAAGCCCGCGCCAAAATGAAAGCGGGTATCGAAAAAGTAGCAAATGCTGTAAAAGTAACTTTGGGGCCCAAAGGCAGAAGCGTGGTCCTCGAAAAAAAATTCGGTTCTCCGCTTATTATTGACGACGGCGTAACCATTGCCAAAGACATTGAACTCGAAGATAAATTTGAAAACATGGGTGCCCAACTTATTCGTGAAGTGGCCTCCAAAACCAACGATGTCGCCGGCGACGGTACCACCTCCGCCACCGTACTCGCAAATGCCATGTTGACCGAAGGCATCAAAAACATTACTGCCGGTGCCAACCCGACTTTGGTAAAAAAAGGTATCGAAATGGCCGTAGAAGCCACCAAAGCCGAACTCAATAAAATGCACAAACCGGTAAAAACCAAAGAAGAAAAAGCGCAAATCGCCACCATTTCTTCCAACGATCGCGTCATCGGTGATTTGATTGCCGAAGCCATCGAAAAAGTAGGTGCGGAAGGCGTTATTACCGTAGAAGAAGGCAAAACCGCTACCACCCAATTAGATGTGGTGGAAGGTATGCAATTTGACCGCGGTTATATCTCTCCTTATTTCGTAACGGATTCCGAAAGAATGGAATGCGTGCTCGAAAACCCGTACATCATTGTAACCGATAAAAAGATTTCTTCCATGAACGAACTGTTGCCCGTACTCGAAAAAATCGTACAAAGCGGCAAACAATTCTTAATCATTGCCGAAGATGTGGACGGCGAAGCCTTGGCCACCTTAGTTGTAAACAAACTGCGCGGAACCTTGAAAGGTTGTGCCGTAAAAGCCCCGGGCTTCGGCGACCGCCGCAAAGAAATGTTGGAAGATATTGCCATTTTAACGGGTGGAGATGTCCTTAGCGAAGAACGCGGCATGAAACTCGATAAAGCCGAACTCGCTATGCTCGGCCAATGCTCCCGCGTTGTTATCGATAAAGAAAACACCACCATCGTCAGCGGAAAAGGCAGCAAAGAAGCCATTGCCGCCCGAGCCGCCCAAATCCGCGGACAAATTGAAAACTCCAAGAGCGAATACGACAGAGAAAAATTGCAAGAACGCTTGGCTAAACTCTCCGGCGGTGTAGCCGTCATCAGCGTAGGCGCTGCCACGGAAACCGAACTGAAAGCCAAAAAAGCCAAAGTGGAAGATGCCAAAAACGCCACCAAAGCCGGCGTGGAAGAAGGTATCGTTCCCGGCGGCGGTGTAGCCTTGGCCCGCTGTCAAAAAGCCTTGGACGGTTTGAAAGTTGAAAACGAAGATGTCCGCACCGGTATCAACATTGTTAAAAAAGCCTTAACGGCTCCTTTAAGACAAATCGCAGTCAACGCCGGTTTGGACGGTGCCGTAGTGGTGGATAATGTCCTTAAAATGAAAGGCGATGCAGACGGATACGATGCCGACAACGACACCTATTGCGACCTCTTAAAAGCAGGTGTTGTGGATCCGGCCAAAGTAGTCCGCACCGCTTTGGAAAATGCAGCCTCTATCACGGGAACGGTTCTTTTAACCGAAACCTTGGTAGCCGATGCTCCCGAAAAAGAACACAACCACGCTCCTGCCATGCCCGGCATGGGGGGAATGGGCGGCATGATGTAA
- a CDS encoding Bax inhibitor-1/YccA family protein, which translates to MASNPVFNEGAFERAQQNMRSATQVMTLQGTINKTFLLLFLCVVGGMLAWKNYMAWIAYLTPISLGALVIAFITCFRPKISPFTAPVYAFAEGLLLGIISAAYNARFQGIVFNAVAITLLVFFFMLFIYRMRIIPVTKKLRLGITSATAAIAVFYIGSWLLSLFGVNISYLTSASPLSIGISVVVCAVAAFNFLLDFDFIDQMTGRFAAPKFMEWYAGFGLVVTLVWLYIEILNLLGKMQSRK; encoded by the coding sequence ATGGCATCTAATCCGGTATTTAACGAAGGCGCCTTTGAACGCGCCCAACAAAATATGCGCTCTGCCACCCAAGTGATGACATTGCAGGGCACCATTAACAAAACCTTCCTGCTACTCTTTTTGTGCGTAGTGGGAGGCATGCTCGCTTGGAAAAACTACATGGCCTGGATAGCCTATCTTACGCCCATTTCCTTGGGTGCGTTGGTTATCGCCTTTATAACTTGCTTTAGGCCCAAAATTTCGCCGTTTACGGCACCTGTCTATGCTTTTGCGGAAGGGCTTTTGCTGGGGATTATTTCCGCCGCGTATAATGCGCGTTTTCAGGGCATTGTTTTTAATGCGGTAGCCATAACGCTGCTGGTGTTTTTCTTTATGCTTTTTATTTACCGCATGCGTATTATCCCGGTAACAAAAAAACTGCGCTTGGGTATCACTTCCGCCACGGCCGCTATTGCGGTTTTCTATATCGGTTCTTGGCTGTTGTCGCTCTTTGGGGTGAATATTTCGTACCTCACTTCCGCGTCCCCTCTTTCTATCGGGATAAGCGTAGTCGTTTGCGCGGTGGCCGCGTTTAACTTCCTGCTTGATTTTGATTTTATAGACCAAATGACAGGCCGTTTTGCCGCACCCAAATTTATGGAGTGGTATGCCGGTTTCGGCCTGGTGGTTACTTTGGTGTGGCTGTATATCGAAATCTTAAATCTGCTGGGTAAAATGCAAAGCCGCAAATAA
- a CDS encoding phosphoglycerate kinase — MNFDSIKKIQDMDLKDKKVLVRVDYNVPLKDGKVDNNKRIVATEKTIKHLLENNCRVVLVAHLGRPKGKVCPEFSLAPVAAEVEKLFGVPVHFATDCIGEAADKVVAETKNGEIALLENLRFHAEEEKNDPEFAKQLAKHGEVFVQEAFGTVHRAHASTSAVADYLPGCAGYLVQKEVEFLGKALENPARPFAAVVGGAKVSDKIMLLNNLMDKVNVLVIGGGMAYTFLKVQGYEIGKSLFDAEKENEAKAVLAKAAEKGVKILLPVDHICGKEFAETTEPVSVDDVNIPADLMGLDIGPKTVELFHNELLNCKTIFWNGPMGVFEFPNFAKGSFAVAQAMIDATKAGATTIIGGGDSVNVLKKGKFNQKELSHVSTGGGASMEFVEGKELPGLVALAK, encoded by the coding sequence ATGAATTTTGACAGCATCAAAAAAATTCAGGACATGGACCTGAAAGATAAAAAAGTTTTAGTGCGCGTTGACTACAACGTACCCTTGAAAGACGGTAAAGTGGACAACAACAAACGCATCGTTGCCACCGAAAAAACCATTAAACATTTGTTGGAAAACAACTGCCGCGTAGTGCTCGTAGCCCACTTGGGCCGCCCGAAAGGCAAAGTATGCCCCGAATTTAGCTTGGCTCCTGTTGCTGCCGAAGTGGAAAAACTTTTTGGTGTGCCGGTGCACTTTGCGACCGACTGCATTGGCGAAGCTGCCGATAAAGTAGTAGCCGAAACTAAAAACGGCGAAATCGCCTTGTTGGAAAACCTCCGCTTCCACGCCGAAGAAGAAAAGAACGACCCCGAATTTGCCAAACAACTCGCTAAACACGGCGAAGTGTTCGTACAAGAAGCCTTCGGTACCGTTCACCGCGCCCATGCTTCCACCAGCGCCGTAGCCGATTACTTGCCCGGTTGCGCCGGTTACCTCGTACAAAAAGAAGTGGAGTTCTTGGGGAAAGCCTTGGAAAACCCGGCCCGCCCGTTTGCCGCTGTTGTGGGTGGTGCTAAAGTATCCGATAAAATCATGCTCTTAAACAACTTGATGGATAAGGTAAACGTCCTCGTCATCGGTGGCGGTATGGCTTATACCTTCCTCAAAGTACAAGGCTACGAAATCGGTAAATCTCTGTTTGATGCCGAAAAAGAAAACGAAGCCAAAGCCGTTTTGGCAAAAGCCGCTGAAAAAGGCGTCAAAATCTTGTTGCCGGTTGACCACATTTGTGGTAAAGAATTTGCCGAAACCACCGAACCCGTTTCCGTGGACGATGTAAATATCCCTGCCGATCTTATGGGGTTGGATATCGGGCCCAAAACGGTGGAACTTTTCCACAATGAACTTTTGAACTGCAAAACCATTTTCTGGAACGGCCCCATGGGCGTGTTTGAGTTCCCGAATTTTGCCAAAGGCAGCTTTGCCGTTGCCCAAGCCATGATTGATGCCACCAAAGCCGGTGCCACCACCATCATTGGCGGCGGGGACAGCGTAAACGTGCTCAAAAAAGGCAAATTCAACCAAAAAGAACTCTCCCACGTTTCCACCGGCGGCGGCGCCAGCATGGAATTTGTGGAAGGTAAAGAATTGCCCGGTTTAGTAGCCTTGGCTAAATAA
- the secG gene encoding preprotein translocase subunit SecG, whose protein sequence is MYTLILTLHFVVCVLLILLVLLQSGKGSAAGIFGASGADNLFASPTAFNAINKFTAILALVLMCTSIVLTIASNKKASSSVMDKVQIPVSAPAEAGK, encoded by the coding sequence ATGTATACGCTTATTTTAACGCTTCATTTTGTCGTCTGCGTTTTACTCATTTTACTCGTACTTTTGCAAAGCGGAAAAGGCTCCGCCGCCGGTATTTTCGGCGCGTCGGGTGCGGATAACTTGTTCGCCAGCCCCACCGCCTTTAACGCCATTAACAAATTTACCGCTATTTTGGCTTTGGTACTTATGTGCACTTCCATTGTGCTTACCATCGCTTCCAATAAAAAAGCGTCTTCTTCCGTAATGGATAAAGTACAAATTCCCGTTTCTGCTCCTGCGGAAGCCGGTAAATAG
- a CDS encoding site-specific integrase: MNKLPSVYKRAGSPVYWGSIMKNGKRKQLALFKNKKYSQEVLAQLREENKGKTQSPSYLAFKHRYLDWGLANKSPLTVYRDKHAFSYLESFAPNLRELTEINISLLEDFKIWLKTKSMKLEENYKSQKGIKRPKGILGNTAINRVMAALKASFRKANEWDLMPEIRWSIVKRLKTPRGRVEFYTVEEVVLMRQKAAEMAKMHKNYCFEETVVMLGAQAGLRRGEMVYLEEKDLDFTKNIISIQPKKGWTPKTNECRDIPMSEELREHLLYCVNLPRRTNRILVDNYGDSLTLDIATTRFKKFVKKCGLKGGVHKLRHTFASHLAQAGVDLYRISKLLGHNSIKTTEIYAHLLPSTLSDAIKYLPATKKPSI; encoded by the coding sequence ATGAATAAATTACCATCAGTTTATAAAAGAGCCGGAAGCCCTGTTTACTGGGGGTCTATTATGAAAAACGGAAAACGAAAGCAACTGGCCTTATTTAAGAATAAAAAATACTCTCAAGAAGTGTTGGCGCAATTAAGAGAAGAAAACAAAGGGAAAACCCAATCCCCCTCTTATTTAGCATTTAAGCACAGGTATTTAGATTGGGGTCTAGCCAACAAATCCCCATTGACAGTATATAGAGACAAACACGCGTTTTCTTATTTAGAATCTTTTGCACCCAATTTAAGAGAATTAACCGAAATAAACATATCCCTTCTGGAAGATTTCAAGATATGGCTTAAAACAAAAAGCATGAAGTTAGAGGAAAATTATAAAAGCCAAAAAGGAATAAAGCGCCCCAAAGGAATTTTAGGTAATACAGCCATAAATCGTGTTATGGCGGCTCTCAAAGCCAGTTTTCGCAAAGCAAACGAGTGGGATTTGATGCCTGAAATTCGTTGGAGTATTGTAAAACGCTTAAAAACGCCCCGTGGTCGCGTTGAATTTTATACGGTAGAGGAAGTTGTGCTTATGCGACAAAAAGCCGCAGAAATGGCCAAAATGCACAAAAATTACTGTTTTGAAGAAACGGTGGTTATGTTGGGTGCCCAAGCAGGGTTGCGCCGCGGAGAAATGGTTTATTTGGAAGAAAAGGATTTAGACTTCACTAAAAACATTATTTCAATACAGCCCAAAAAAGGGTGGACACCTAAAACCAACGAGTGCAGAGATATTCCCATGTCAGAGGAATTGCGGGAACACTTGCTTTATTGTGTAAACTTACCAAGGCGTACGAATCGTATATTGGTGGATAATTATGGAGATTCTTTAACTTTGGATATAGCAACCACACGATTCAAAAAGTTTGTTAAAAAGTGCGGACTTAAGGGTGGCGTTCATAAATTGCGCCATACTTTTGCGAGCCATTTAGCACAAGCCGGAGTTGACTTATATCGGATTTCAAAACTTTTAGGTCATAATAGCATTAAAACAACGGAGATATATGCCCATTTGCTTCCCTCCACCTTATCCGATGCTATTAAGTACCTTCCGGCAACAAAAAAGCCCAGTATTTAA
- a CDS encoding helix-turn-helix transcriptional regulator, translating into MTVKKIGERIKKAIKESNLTQEDTAKKLKISRQQICNWIHNRNTPTINLLNEIIKITGKDANYFFGIPSYTVNNPLVGNKPNTLQTTIDAAEFESIKQDIALLKKVVIELQDKEK; encoded by the coding sequence ATGACGGTAAAGAAAATTGGAGAAAGAATAAAAAAAGCGATTAAAGAAAGCAATTTAACTCAAGAAGATACCGCAAAAAAACTAAAAATCAGCAGACAACAAATATGCAACTGGATTCACAATAGAAACACTCCTACAATAAATCTGCTAAACGAAATAATAAAAATAACGGGAAAAGATGCAAACTACTTTTTTGGCATTCCTTCTTACACTGTGAACAACCCCCTCGTAGGCAACAAACCAAATACACTTCAAACCACTATCGATGCCGCCGAATTTGAGAGTATAAAGCAAGATATTGCTCTTCTAAAAAAAGTAGTTATTGAACTTCAAGATAAGGAAAAATAA
- a CDS encoding ImmA/IrrE family metallo-endopeptidase translates to MEKAILRNCYNKNMQANYRRALEEAQKVIKNNFITQPPIIAEQIARNYGLNVKYCVFKPQHMDIAGFVDSKGEIIVNSAESNVRKNFTIAHELGHYLLGHLSDPDYDVLYRQPIGNIPNTPLEQEANCFAANLLVPENLLKDCISRFPFATNQQLANLFGVSVDVIGYRRHDLGI, encoded by the coding sequence ATGGAGAAAGCAATTTTGAGAAATTGCTATAATAAAAATATGCAAGCCAACTATAGAAGAGCTTTAGAAGAAGCCCAAAAAGTTATTAAAAATAACTTCATTACTCAACCGCCTATTATTGCCGAACAGATAGCGCGGAACTATGGCTTAAATGTTAAATACTGTGTTTTTAAGCCGCAGCACATGGATATTGCTGGTTTTGTTGATTCTAAAGGGGAAATTATTGTTAACTCTGCTGAATCTAATGTGCGTAAAAATTTTACGATTGCGCATGAGTTGGGCCATTATTTGTTGGGGCATTTATCAGACCCTGATTATGATGTTTTGTATAGGCAACCAATCGGCAATATTCCCAATACTCCCTTAGAGCAGGAAGCCAATTGTTTTGCGGCCAATTTGCTTGTGCCGGAAAATCTTTTGAAAGATTGTATTTCTCGTTTTCCCTTCGCTACCAATCAGCAACTTGCTAATTTGTTTGGGGTTTCTGTTGATGTTATCGGTTATCGCCGACATGATTTAGGAATATAG
- a CDS encoding site-specific integrase, producing the protein MFLRGNIYYGDCYYRGKRYRPSLHTSDPKVAATRESVFVQFLEENNITPKEVPLWKDFKKWYFWYLSQNRTSGTEYIHHTATRLMEEYRTPYYLRSITPDFLLKFKIFLHEKYQGKCPAGRNRYLKAIKAMMHTAEMFGKIGIKQNWELVKKDDENENRTEYHEVFELSQIKSALEGDLLTAFLLGCEEGLRRGEIAFLYKTDYNPYTHTITISKKVEWKPKTKKSIRTIPLRPLTEEAIKASIARAPKESPYIINLEGNREKYSYVSAAYIRETKKKLPHLHCYLHKLRHTFGSLLIQQGVHLKTVCDLMGHSNILQTEKYVHLGRSQYISAISCLPEI; encoded by the coding sequence ATGTTCTTACGAGGAAACATCTATTACGGAGATTGTTACTATCGTGGCAAAAGATACCGTCCGTCCCTACACACTTCCGATCCGAAAGTAGCCGCTACCCGAGAAAGTGTTTTTGTTCAGTTTTTAGAGGAAAACAATATCACCCCAAAAGAGGTTCCGCTATGGAAAGATTTTAAGAAATGGTACTTTTGGTACTTGTCTCAAAACCGCACTTCCGGAACGGAGTATATCCATCATACAGCCACACGGCTAATGGAAGAATACCGCACTCCATACTACTTACGCAGCATTACCCCTGATTTTTTATTAAAATTTAAGATTTTTCTACACGAAAAATACCAGGGAAAATGCCCCGCCGGCCGGAACCGTTATCTTAAAGCCATAAAAGCCATGATGCACACCGCCGAAATGTTCGGCAAAATAGGCATCAAACAAAATTGGGAACTGGTTAAAAAGGACGACGAAAACGAAAATCGTACCGAATACCACGAAGTGTTTGAACTTTCCCAAATCAAATCCGCATTAGAAGGGGATTTATTAACGGCCTTTTTGTTGGGCTGTGAAGAAGGGTTAAGAAGGGGGGAAATAGCCTTCTTATACAAAACAGACTATAACCCCTATACACACACCATAACTATCAGCAAAAAGGTTGAGTGGAAACCCAAAACGAAAAAATCCATACGAACAATTCCCCTGCGCCCACTCACGGAAGAAGCCATAAAAGCGAGTATTGCAAGAGCCCCAAAAGAAAGCCCTTACATCATCAATTTAGAGGGAAATCGAGAAAAGTACAGTTATGTAAGCGCGGCATATATACGAGAAACCAAAAAAAAATTACCGCATTTGCACTGTTATTTGCACAAATTAAGGCATACTTTCGGAAGTTTACTTATACAACAGGGGGTTCACTTAAAAACGGTATGTGATTTAATGGGGCATAGCAACATATTACAGACGGAAAAATATGTTCACTTAGGTCGTTCGCAGTATATTTCGGCCATCAGTTGTTTACCCGAAATTTAG